The Peribacillus simplex genome contains a region encoding:
- a CDS encoding malate synthase G produces the protein MTKYIKSGNLQVETELYEFINSEALPGSEVDRDQFWSGLENLINDLTPKNKELLAHREEIQNQINAWYRKNKNDFDFDEYKSFLKEIGYLEPEVEDFKITTEGVDAEVAIQAGPQLVVPVNNARYAINAANARWGSLYDALYGTDAISEEDGAHREGGYNPVRGAKVIEFGREFLDQAAPLRGASHKDAVKYTIESGKLNVALRNGETTGLEDESKLTGYQGQPQDPGAVLLRNNGLHFEIQINFSHPIGKTDEAGVKDVLLEAAVTTIMDCEDSVTAVDAEDKVLVYRNWLGLMKGDLSATFLKGNKPTTRTLNPNRIYLSPTGEELSLSGRSLLFVRNVGHLMTNNAILDQNGEEIQEGILDTIVTSLLGKHTLLGNGPYPNTSEESIYIVKPKMHGSEEVAFANHLFDQVEELLGLKRNTLKIGVMDEERRTSLNLKACISEVKERVVFINTGFLDRTGDEIHTSMEAGAMIRKSEMKSSTWLHAYEQSNVNAGLVSGFQGRAQIGKGMWAMPDLMDEMLKQKIAHVKTGATTAWVPSPTAATLHALHYHQVDVTKVQNERISESRDLRDDILQFPVAKHSNWSPEEIQEEIDNNAQTMLGYVVRWVDQGVGCSKVPDINDVGLMEDRATLRISSQHMANWLHHGIITKEQVLETLQRMAKVVDEQNAGDAAYRSMSANFDDSVAFQAACDLIFEGYNQPSGYTEPILHRRRIEAKAKFAIKQ, from the coding sequence ATGACAAAATATATTAAATCAGGGAATCTTCAAGTTGAAACAGAATTATATGAATTTATAAATTCAGAAGCTCTACCAGGTAGTGAAGTGGATCGTGATCAGTTTTGGTCTGGTTTAGAAAATTTGATCAATGATTTAACTCCTAAAAATAAGGAATTATTGGCACATCGTGAAGAGATTCAAAATCAAATAAATGCTTGGTATCGAAAAAATAAAAATGATTTTGATTTTGATGAGTATAAATCATTTTTAAAAGAAATTGGATATCTTGAACCAGAGGTTGAAGACTTCAAGATCACCACTGAAGGTGTGGATGCCGAAGTCGCTATCCAAGCTGGACCGCAACTGGTTGTTCCAGTCAATAATGCTCGTTATGCAATCAATGCCGCCAACGCCCGCTGGGGAAGCCTTTATGACGCACTTTATGGTACAGATGCAATCAGTGAAGAAGATGGTGCACATCGAGAAGGTGGCTACAACCCAGTTCGTGGTGCTAAGGTTATTGAGTTTGGAAGAGAGTTTCTTGACCAAGCAGCTCCATTAAGGGGAGCTTCTCATAAAGATGCTGTGAAATACACAATTGAGTCTGGAAAGCTGAATGTTGCACTCCGAAATGGAGAAACGACAGGACTTGAGGACGAATCGAAATTAACTGGCTATCAAGGACAACCACAAGATCCAGGAGCTGTACTTTTGAGAAATAATGGCCTTCACTTTGAAATTCAAATCAATTTCAGTCATCCAATCGGAAAAACTGACGAGGCTGGTGTTAAAGATGTTCTTTTAGAAGCAGCAGTAACGACGATTATGGACTGTGAAGATTCAGTAACTGCGGTAGATGCCGAGGATAAAGTTCTGGTTTACCGTAACTGGTTAGGATTAATGAAAGGAGATTTATCTGCTACCTTCCTAAAAGGCAATAAACCAACGACAAGAACTCTTAATCCTAATCGCATTTATTTGTCCCCAACGGGAGAAGAATTGTCTTTGTCAGGTCGTTCACTTTTATTTGTCCGTAATGTAGGGCATTTAATGACGAATAATGCAATCTTGGATCAAAATGGAGAGGAAATCCAAGAGGGAATTTTAGATACAATCGTCACTAGTCTTCTTGGAAAACATACTCTTTTAGGAAACGGCCCTTACCCAAACACATCCGAAGAATCCATTTATATCGTTAAACCTAAAATGCATGGATCAGAAGAGGTCGCTTTTGCCAACCATCTATTTGATCAGGTAGAGGAATTGCTCGGTCTAAAACGGAATACTCTAAAAATTGGTGTTATGGATGAGGAGCGCCGCACATCATTAAACTTAAAAGCCTGCATAAGCGAAGTTAAGGAAAGGGTTGTATTCATAAATACCGGATTTTTAGACCGCACTGGTGATGAAATCCATACCTCTATGGAAGCAGGAGCAATGATTCGAAAGAGTGAAATGAAATCATCGACTTGGTTGCATGCCTATGAACAATCGAATGTTAATGCAGGCCTTGTAAGCGGCTTCCAGGGGCGTGCCCAGATTGGAAAAGGTATGTGGGCTATGCCGGACTTGATGGATGAAATGTTAAAACAAAAGATTGCTCATGTAAAAACAGGTGCAACTACGGCGTGGGTTCCATCACCTACTGCAGCTACATTGCATGCACTGCACTACCATCAAGTTGATGTAACGAAGGTCCAAAATGAAAGGATCAGTGAATCTAGAGACTTGAGGGATGACATTTTACAATTCCCAGTTGCGAAACATTCTAATTGGAGCCCGGAGGAAATACAGGAAGAGATTGATAACAATGCTCAAACTATGCTAGGTTATGTGGTTCGCTGGGTGGACCAGGGAGTTGGTTGCTCGAAAGTACCTGATATCAACGACGTGGGACTAATGGAAGATCGTGCAACCTTACGTATATCCAGCCAACACATGGCGAACTGGCTACACCACGGTATCATAACAAAGGAACAAGTGCTAGAGACGCTTCAGCGTATGGCTAAAGTAGTAGACGAACAAAATGCTGGAGACGCTGCATATCGCTCAATGTCTGCGAATTTTGACGATTCGGTGGCATTTCAAGCTGCATGTGACCTGATTTTTGAAGGTTATAATCAGCCAAGTGGCTACACTGAGCCAATATTGCATCGTCGTCGCATTGAAGCAAAAGCAAAGTTTGCTATAAAACAATAA